Proteins from one Candidatus Sulfotelmatobacter sp. genomic window:
- a CDS encoding enoyl-CoA hydratase-related protein produces MNAPRKSVSVEIGPGFARLILDCPPLNVIDLPTARELTAAANQLRADASLNCVVFEARGSDFSAGVDVRSHLPDLGAEMLAAFHEACFALDALEVPLIVAVQGRALGGGCELTLMGDLVIADSDANFGLPEIVLGVFPPLAAVALPRMIPLRLASEMILRGQTLGAEEAMRVGLINNVVPPDELPSAVESAARAFASLSRSSLTATKAALRFARVRPTFEEVKASEKLYLDRLLNDPDAIEGLSAFMEKRPARWRSSPSS; encoded by the coding sequence ATGAACGCGCCGCGAAAGTCGGTGTCGGTCGAGATCGGGCCGGGTTTTGCCCGGCTGATCCTCGACTGCCCGCCACTCAATGTGATCGATCTGCCCACGGCGCGCGAGCTGACCGCGGCCGCGAATCAGCTTCGCGCCGACGCGAGTCTCAATTGCGTCGTGTTCGAAGCGCGTGGCAGCGACTTCTCGGCCGGCGTGGACGTGCGCAGCCACCTGCCCGACCTCGGCGCCGAGATGCTCGCGGCGTTTCACGAGGCCTGCTTCGCGCTCGACGCGCTCGAGGTGCCGTTGATCGTCGCGGTTCAGGGGCGCGCGCTTGGCGGCGGCTGCGAGCTGACGCTGATGGGCGACCTGGTGATCGCCGATTCAGACGCCAACTTCGGCCTGCCCGAGATCGTGCTCGGCGTGTTTCCGCCGCTCGCGGCGGTCGCGCTGCCGCGCATGATCCCGTTGCGCCTCGCGAGCGAGATGATTCTGCGCGGCCAGACGCTCGGCGCCGAGGAAGCGATGCGTGTCGGGCTCATCAACAACGTGGTGCCGCCCGACGAGCTGCCGTCCGCCGTGGAATCGGCGGCGCGCGCGTTCGCGAGTCTCAGCCGATCGTCGCTCACCGCGACCAAGGCGGCGCTGCGGTTCGCGCGCGTGCGGCCGACGTTCGAAGAGGTGAAGGCGTCGGAGAAGCTCTACCTCGATCGGCTGCTCAACGACCCCGACGCGATCGAGGGCCTAAGCGCGTTCATGGAGAAGCGGCCAGCGAG
- a CDS encoding MBL fold metallo-hydrolase gives MPRRSLILIVAAIAFGALAAVVVAQNDMSKIEIKTTDVAPGIAMLKGAGGNIGVLSGADGVVLIDDQFAPLSDKIKAAVAKISDKPIRFILNTHWHGDHTGGNENFAKMGVSIIAQDNSRARMMVAYSNPVFGWKADPSPAVALPVITFNDSLSFHLDGQDVVCFHVKNAHTDGDVMVWFPLANVFHAGDCLFIGQYPIIDVGSGGTLDGMIAAAEKILSIVKPDTKIISGHSPICTRDDVQAAHDMLVDVRGRVKKLLAQGQTLDQITAAKPLADLQDKWGKGYVTADIMLKQAVYDLSRK, from the coding sequence ATGCCTCGTCGCTCCCTGATCCTGATCGTGGCCGCCATCGCGTTCGGCGCGCTCGCGGCCGTGGTCGTTGCCCAGAACGACATGAGCAAGATCGAGATCAAGACCACCGACGTCGCGCCCGGCATCGCCATGCTGAAGGGGGCGGGCGGCAACATCGGTGTGCTCTCGGGGGCGGACGGCGTGGTGCTGATCGACGATCAGTTCGCGCCGCTGAGCGACAAGATCAAGGCCGCGGTGGCGAAGATCAGCGACAAACCGATCCGCTTCATCCTCAACACGCACTGGCACGGCGACCATACCGGTGGCAACGAGAACTTCGCCAAGATGGGCGTCTCGATCATCGCCCAGGACAATTCGCGCGCGCGCATGATGGTCGCCTACAGCAATCCGGTGTTCGGCTGGAAGGCCGACCCGTCGCCGGCGGTCGCGCTGCCGGTGATCACGTTCAACGACAGCCTGAGCTTCCATCTCGACGGGCAGGACGTGGTGTGCTTCCACGTCAAGAACGCGCACACCGACGGCGACGTGATGGTGTGGTTCCCGCTCGCCAACGTATTCCATGCCGGCGACTGCCTGTTCATCGGCCAGTATCCGATCATCGACGTCGGCAGCGGCGGCACGCTCGACGGAATGATCGCGGCCGCCGAGAAGATTCTGTCGATCGTGAAGCCCGATACCAAGATCATCTCCGGCCACAGCCCGATCTGCACGCGCGACGACGTACAGGCGGCGCACGACATGCTGGTGGACGTGCGCGGGCGGGTGAAGAAACTGCTCGCGCAGGGCCAGACGCTCGATCAGATCACGGCCGCGAAGCCGCTCGCCGACCTGCAGGACAAGTGGGGCAAGGGCTACGTCACCGCGGACATCATGCTCAAGCAGGCGGTCTACGACCTGAGCCGGAAGTAG
- a CDS encoding DUF5655 domain-containing protein yields the protein MPARAVKKRPLWRCPDCGHWFVTRNLWHSCERVPVSAHFAGRPPALRQAWRAFVAAAREGGPVRLSPNRTRIAIMARMRFASAVVRKGYLLCTFILARRVADPRIVKYEFLKPRYHLHTFRLERPDQVDAQVRRWLAEAYRFGKQEPVGS from the coding sequence ATGCCGGCCCGCGCGGTGAAGAAGCGCCCGCTGTGGCGCTGCCCGGATTGCGGCCACTGGTTCGTGACCCGCAACCTGTGGCACAGCTGCGAGCGCGTGCCGGTCTCGGCGCACTTTGCGGGGCGCCCCCCGGCGTTGCGGCAGGCGTGGCGCGCGTTCGTGGCGGCTGCTCGTGAGGGCGGCCCCGTGCGCCTGTCGCCCAATCGCACGCGCATCGCGATCATGGCGCGGATGCGGTTCGCCAGCGCGGTGGTACGCAAAGGCTACCTGCTCTGCACGTTCATCCTCGCGCGGCGGGTCGCCGACCCGCGGATCGTCAAGTACGAGTTCCTGAAGCCCCGCTACCACCTGCACACGTTCCGGCTCGAGCGGCCGGACCAGGTGGACGCGCAGGTCAGGCGCTGGCTCGCCGAGGCCTATCGCTTTGGCAAACAGGAGCCGGTCGGGTCGTAG